One segment of Desmodus rotundus isolate HL8 chromosome 6, HLdesRot8A.1, whole genome shotgun sequence DNA contains the following:
- the LOC112319816 gene encoding peptidyl-prolyl cis-trans isomerase A-like — protein sequence MCQGGDITCHSGTGGKSIYGEKFDDENFIMKHTGPGILSMANARPNTSGSQLFICIMKTEWLVGKQVVFHQVKDCMDVVTAMERYGPRNGRTSKKITITGCGQC from the coding sequence ATGTGCCAGGGTGGTGACATCACATGCCACAGTGGCACAGGTGGCAAGTCCATCTACGGGGAGAAATTTGATGATGAGAATTTCATCATGAAGCACACAGGTCCTGGCATCTTGTCCATGGCAAATGCCAGACCCAACACAAGTGGTTCCCAGCTTTTTATCTGCATCATGAAGACCGAGTGGCTGGTCGGCAAGCAGGTGGTCTTCCACCAGGTGAAAGACTGCATGGATGTTGTGACAGCCATGGAGCGCTATGGGCCCAGGAATGGCAGGACTAGCAAGAAGATCACCATTACTGGCTGTGGGCAATGCTAA